From the Kitasatospora atroaurantiaca genome, the window ACCGGCGTCGTCCGCGACCTCGGCCTCGGGGTTGTCACCCGCGCCGCTGTCCACCCGGCGGGCGGTGAAGGCGAGGTAGTACCCGATGAAGGCGCACAGGCCGAAGGCCAGGAACAGCGCCGTGGTACCGGCCGGCTCCGGCTTGCCGGCGTGCGAGGTCCAGAGGCCGTAGACGATGGCCATCACCAGGATGAAGACCGCGAAGCCGATGAAGATCTTGCCTTGTTCCTTCATCAGGCGTCGCCCTCCTTCTTCTTGCCCTTGCCCAGCTGCGGGGTGTCGTACGTCGCGGGGGTGACCCCGGCGAAGTGCTTGGCCGGCTCACCGTGGTACTCGAGGTAGTCCAGCGCCGCGATGTCCGGGTGGTGCAGGTCGAACGCCGGGGATTCCGAACGGATCCGCGGCAGGGTGAGGAAGTTGTGCCGCGGCGGCGGGCAGGAGGTCGCCCACTCCAGCGAGCGGCCGTAGCCCCACGGGTCGTCGACCTCGACCTTCTCGCCGTACTTGTTGGTCTTCCAGACGTTGTACAGGAACGGCAGGATCGACAGACCGAGCAGGAACGAGCCGATGGTCGAGACGGTGTTCAGCGTGGTGAAACCGTCCGAGGCCAGGTAGTCGGCGTAGCGGCGGGGCATGCCCTCCGCGCCGAGCCAGTGCTGGACCAGGAAGGTCGCGTGGAAGCCGATGAACAGCGTCCAGAAGGTGATCTTGCCAAGCTGCTCGTCGAGCATCTTGCCGGTCATCTTCGGCCACCAGAAGTGGAAGCCGGCGAACATCGCGAAGACGACGGTGCCGAAGACCACGTAGTGGAAGTGCGCCACGACGAAGTACGAGTCCGAGACGTGGAAGTCGATCGGCGGGGAGGCCAGCAGAACACCCGTCAGACCACCGAAGAGGAAGGTGACGAGGAAGCCGATCGTCCAGAGCATCGGGGTCTCGAAGCTCAGCGAGCCCTTCCACATGGTGCCGACCCAGTTGAAGAACTTCACACCGGTCGGGACCGCGATCAGGAAGGTCATGAAGGAGAAGAACGGCAGCAGCACCTGTCCGGTGACGTACATGTGGTGCGCCCACACCGTCACGGAGAGGCCGGCGATCGCGATGGTGGCAGCGATCAGGCCGGAGTAGCCGAACATCGGCTTACGGCTGAAGACCGGGATGATCTCCGACACGATGCCGAAGAACGGCAGCGCGATGATGTACACCTCGGGGTGGCCGAAGAACCAGAAGAGGTGCTGCCAGAGCAGTGCCCCGCCGTTGGCCGGATCGAAGACGTGCGCACCGAACTTGCGGTCCGCCTCGAGGGCGAACAGCGCGGCGGCGAGCACCGGGAAGGCCAGCAGGACCAGCACGGCGGTCAGCAGGACGTTCCAGACGAAGATCGACATCCGGAACATCGTCATGCCGGGCGCGCGCATGCAGATGATCGTGGTGATGAAGTTCACCGAACCGAGGATCGTGCCGAAGCCGGAGAAGGCCAGACCCATGATCCACATGTCGGCGCCGACACCCGGCGAGCGGACGGCGTCCGACAGCGGCGAGTACGCGAACCAGCCGAAGTCGGCCGCACCCTGCGGGGTGAGGAAGCCGGCCACCGCGATGATCGAGCCGAACAGGTAGAGCCAGTAGGCGAACATGTTCAGTCGCGGGAAGGCGACGTCGGGAGCGCCGATCTGCAGCGGCATGATCCAGTTCGCGAAACCGGCGAACAGCGGCGTCGCGAACATCAGCAGCATGATCGTGCCGTGCATCGTGAACGCCTGGTTGAACTGCTCGTTCGAGAGGATCTGCGTCCCCGGACGGGCCAGCTCGGCACGCATGACCAGCGCGAGGATGCCACCGATCAGGAAGAAGGCGAACGACGTACCGAGGTACATCGTGCCGATCGTCTTGTGGTCGGTGGTGGTCATCCACTTGATGATGGTGGAACCCGGCTTGCGGGTCCGCTCGGCCCCGCCGGCCGTGACCGGGGCCCCGGCTGGCCCGCCGGCCGCGGCGGGTTCGTTGAGGATAGTCACTTCTCACCTTCAATGCCCGTGATGCCCGAGGGCACCGAGCCGGTCTGGCCCTTGGCCCGCAGCTCCTTGAGGTGCTGCTCGTACGCGTCGTGCGAGACGACCTTGACGTTGAACAGCATCCGCGAGTGGTCGACGCCGCAGAGCTCGGCGCACTTGCCCTTGAAGGTGCCGAAGGAGGTCGGGGTGACCTCGAAAGCGTTGACCACGCCCGGCACGACGTCCTGCTTCATCAGGAAGTTGACGGGCCAGAAGTCGTGGATGACGTCCCGCGAGGTGAGGACGAACTTCACCGACTCGTTGATCGGCAGGTAGAGCGTCGGCGGCTCACCCGGGGTGCCCACGTCGTACGCGGCGGTGGTGCTCGCCGGGTCCGGCTTCTCGCTGTTCTCGTAGTTGAACGCCCAGCTCCACTGGAAGCCCACCACGTTGATGGTGTGCTGCGTCTTGGCGGAGGTCTGGGTCAGCGTCGCCTCGTCGCGCGCGACGAAGTAGAACAGCACCGAGACGATGACGAGGGGGACCGCGGTGTACAGCGCCTCGATAGGCAGGTTGTACCGGGTCTGCGGGGGGATCTCCACCTTGCTGCGGCTGCGCCGGTGGAAGATCACACTCCAGAGGATCAGACCCCACATCAATGCACCGACTGCCAGCGCCGCAATCCAGGAGCCCTGCCACATGTGGAGGACCAGGGGCCCTTCCTTGGTGACCGGGGTGGGGAGGCCAAGCCTGGGGAGGTCGTTGGCCGAGCAGCCGGTAGCGGTCGCGATGACGAGGCCCAGTGCCAGCGCCTGAGGCAGCTTCCGCCGCATCGTGCGCCGCGGCGAGCGGTCGGAGCCGTTGGGACTCACGTAGCGCCTTCCCGAAGTCTCGCCCGCGATCGCGTCGCCCCCCGGGAGTGCTGTGCGCCTCCCCGGCGACCCGGCCACGGGCACGGTTTGAATGCTTATGCGGGCCAAACCCTACTCCAGCCTTATGCGCTCCTGACGGGCAGGTCCCGGTAACGCGCCGCCCGGGTACCCGATCAGCCCCCGGGGGCACGGAATCGCAGGTCATGGCGGGCATTCGAGGCTCGCACAGCCGATCGGGGGATGGCACTGCGACACGCGGGTGACGGATCGTCGGGCACGGACGAATCCGGCGAACCGGGCAAGGGGCATGCCACCGGGGCCGCTCGTCTACGGTGAGCATGTGACCTACTTCGACGTCGCGTCCACCGCACCTCTGCACCCCGTCGCCCGGCAGGCGTTGACCGCGGCGCTGGACGAGGGCTGGGCCGATCCGGCTCGGCTCTACCGCTCCGGACGGCAGGCCCGGATGCTGCTCGACGCCGCGCGGGAGACCGTCGCCGAGGTGCTCGGGGCCCGGGCGGACGAGATCTCCTTCACCGGCAGCGGCACCCAAGCCGTGCAGTTGGGCATCCTGGGCGCACTGGCCGGGAACCGTCGGACGGGCCGTCACCTGGTGCACTCCGCCGTGGAGCACTCCAGCGTCCTGCACACCGCGGAGCAGCACGCGGCGGCCGGCGGCGAGGTGACCGAGGTCGGCGTCGACCGCCAGGGCCTGGTCTCCGCCCGGGACTTCGCCGCCGCCATCCGGCCGGACACCGCGCTGGCCGTCCTCCAGTCGGCCAACCACGAGGTCGGCACGGTCCAGCCGGTCACCGAGACGGCCGCCGCGATCTCCGGCGTCCCGCTGCTGGTCGACGCCGCGCAGAGCGCCGGCCGGCTGCCGGTCCCGCCCGGCTGGTCGCTGCTGGCCGCCAGCGCGCACAAGTGGGGCGGTCCGGCGGGCGTCGGGGTGCTCGCCGTCCGCAAGGGCGTCCGCTACGCCTCACCGCTGCCCGCCGACGAGCGCGAGCGGGGCCGCGTCCCCGGGTACGTCAACGTGCCCGCGATCGTGGCCGCCGCCGCCTCGCTGCGCGCCGTACGGGCGGAGGCCGAGCGCGAGAACGCCCGGCTGCACGCCCTGGTCGAGCGCATCCGGGCCCAGGTGCCCCGGCTCGTCCCCGAGGTGGAGGTGGTCGGCGACCCGGTCAACCGGCTGCCGCACCTGGTCACGTTCTCGTGCCTCTACGTGGACGGCGAGGTGCTGCTGACCGAGCTGGACCGGGCCGGCTTCGCGGTCTCCTCCGGCTCCTCCTGCACCTCCAGCACCCTGACGCCCAGCCATGTACTGGCGGCGATGGGTGTGCTGACCGAGGGCAACGTCCGGGTCTCCCTCCCGTACGGCGTGGCCGAGGCGGACGTCGACCGCTTCCTGGCCGTCCTGCCGGACATCGTCGCGGGCGTACGGGCCCCGCTCGGGCTCGACCTGGCCGTGCCTGCGGCGTCCGGTCGTCAGACCCTGGTTATTGATGCTCTCGGCAAGCGGTGCCCGCTGCCGGTGATCGAGCTGGCCAAGCGGATCGGCGAGGTGCCGCCCGGCGGTACGGTCGCGGTGCTGTCCGACGACGAGGCGGCGCGGCTGGACATCCCCGCCTGGTGCGAGATGCGGGAGCAGGAGTACCTGGGCGAGGCCCCGGCCGCCGACTACGGGCGCGACCGGGGCTCCGCCTACCTGGTACGGCGGACTACCTGACCAGCTTGGACCGGACCTCGGCGGAGGCCTCGTCGCCGTAGGCGGTGGCGAAGCGCTCCAGGAAGTGGCCGTGGCGCAGCTCGTACTCCTGGGTGCCGACGGTCTCGATCACCAGGGTGGCCAGCATGCAGCCGAGCTGGGCGGAGCGCTCCAGGCCGAGGTCCCAGGAGATGCCCGCCAGGAAGCCGGCCCGGAAGCCGTCGCCGACGCCCGTCGGGTCGGCCTTGCGGTCCTCGGCCGGGCAGCCGACGGTGATGTCGGGCTCGCCCTTGCGCTGGATCCGGACGCCCTTGGCGCCCAGGGTGGTGACCCGGGTGCCGACGCGGCCCAGGATCTCCTCCGCACCCCAGCCGGTCTTGGACTCGATCAGCGCGGCCTCGTACTCGTTGGTGAACAGGTACGCGGCGCCGTCCACGATCTCGCGGATGTCCTCGCCCTCCAGGCGGGCCAGCTGCTGCGAGGGGTCGGCGGCGAAGGCGTAGCCACGGGTCCGGCACTCCTGGGTGTGGCGGACCATCGCCTGCGGGTCGTCGGCGCCGATCAGTACGAGGTCCAGGCCGCCCACCCGGTCGTGGACGGGCTTGAGCTCGATGTTGCGGGCCTCGGCCATCGCGCCCGTGTAGAACGAGGCGATCTGGTTGTGGTCCTGGTCCGTGGTGCACATGAAGCGCGCCGTGTGCCGGGTCTCGGAGATGTGCACCGAGTCGGTGTCCACATTGTTGCGCTCCAGCCAGCCGCGGTACTCCTCGAAGTCCGCGCCGGCCGCACCGACCAGGACGGGGCGCAGGCCGAGCACGCCCATGCCGAAGGCGATGTTCGGGGCGACCCCGCCGCGGCGGATGTCGAGGGTGTCGACCAGGAACGAGAGCGAGACCGTGTGCAGCTGCTCCGCGACCAGCTGGTCGGCGAAGCGGCCCGGGAAGGTCGTCAGGTGGTCGGTGGCGATCGAGCCGGCGACGGCGATACGCACGAGGTCTCCTCAGGTGGCCGGAGGCCGAAAATCAGTTGACTGAACCCTCACACGGTACCGGGCCGGACCCTGTCAGCCATACCGGCCGCACCGATGGATCGAACGAGTACTACCCCTGGGTAGCTCTGGCCCAGCGCAGTGCGGCGGCCTAGGGTCGCAGACAGGAGGCCCGGATTGCGGCCCCCGCCCAGGTCCGTGGCAGTGCCGCCGCGGTCGGCGATCGGAGCGATGACCGATGATGCCCAGCAGAACCGCCCTGCGCGTCCCCAGCGTCCTGACGGGTGACGTCGACGCCGACACTCTCGACGAGCTGGTCAGCTCGTCGCGTCGGCTGGGCCGCTTCTGGCCCCCGCTGACCGCCGGCCCCGAACCGGCCGCCGCTACCCCGGTGGGCGTCTCGGTGCCGTCCCGTACGCAGCGGCTGGTCGCCGAAATGGCCGAGTACGGCAGCTAGCCGGGAACCGGATTCCTCCGGGGCACGTCAGATCCGCGCAGCGCCACTGCGGTGGCGGAGTGCTGAGCCCTCGGAAGGAATGTCACACCATGGACGAGAAGACCGCAGCCGTACCGGTCCGGGCCACGCGCAGGCGCCGGGTGACGGCGCTGGCCGGGCTGATGCTCGCCGTCGGGACGGTCGCCGCGTGCGGATCGGCCGGCGGCTCGACCGGGGCGAGTGCCTCGGCGACCGGGCAGCCCTCGGCGAGCGCCTCGCCCAGCGCCACCGCGTCCCCCAGCCCGTCCTCGAGCCCCACCCCGGCTCCCAGCGCCTCGCCGAGCGGCCCCGGGATAGCCGTCGGCGAGCCCGCCCCGGTCAAGCTGCCGGCCCTCGCCCACCAGGTGCAGGGCAACACGCTCACCGTCTGGTTCTACGGCGGCGTCTGCGCGAAGTACGGCCTGAAGGTGGACGAGTCCAAGCAGGGCGAGGTGGACGTCCGCGTGGTGGTCACCGAGCCCGCGCCGAGGGGCCGGGAGTGCCCGGCGCTCGCCAAGCGCGAGACGGTCACCGCCCAGCTGGACCACCCGCTGGCCGGCCGCAAGGTGATCGACCTCGGCACCGGCCAGCAGGTCCCGCTGGACCCGGGCCCGGCCGGCGGACCGCAGTAGCGGAGAACGACAACGGCCCCCGAGTGGTCTCGGGGGCCGTTGCGCTGCTTCAGGACTTAGCTGAAGGAGTCGCCGCAGGCGCAGGAGCCGGTGGCGTTCGGGTTGTCGATCGTGAAGCCCTGCTTCTCGATGGTGTCCACGAAGTCGACCGTGGCGCCGCCGAGGTACGGCGCGCTCATCCGGTCGGTGACGACCTTGACACCGTTGAAGTCCTTGACCACGTCGCCGTCGAGCGAGCGCTCGTCGAAGAACAGCTGGTAACGCAGGCCCGAGCAACCGCCCGGCTGAACGGCGACGCGCAGCGCGAGGTCGTCGCGGCCTTCCTGCTCGAGCAGGCCCTTCACCTTGGCCGCAGCGGCATCGGTAAGGAGCAGACCACTCTCGACGGTGGTCTCGTCCTGGACGGTCATCTGCTTACTCCCGGGTCTGTGACGACGATCTGCCGCCAGTGCCAACCAGCGGCCACCCGGATTCATTTCCCGGGCGATGGTTCTGTGGTTCTTCTGGGGGACGTTCTTCGTCGCCCACTCCCCCACGCACCCATGCTCGCACACCCGGCGACCAAGCTCGGTGCCCGATCCCGGCAAACGGCCCTCTTTCGGTGGTCCCGGCGGCCAGGATGGAGGGCGTGATCATTCGTCAGCTCCAGGACACCGAGGCGGACGCCGTGGCCGTCCACCAGATCGCGCGAGCGGCCTTCCGGCACCTCGCCGGGACTCCCGCCGAGGCACCGGACGACATCACCCGCACAGTGCACCACCGGGCCAGGACCAGGCACCTGGTGCAGACGGACCCGGAGGGCTGCTGGATCGCGGAGCAGGACGGCGAGCCGGTGGGCTGCGCGCTGTCGATGCGGCGGGAGGGTGTGTGGATCCTCACGCTGTTCACCGTCCTGCCGAGCGCCCAGGGGAAGGGGGTGGGCCGGCTGCTGCTGGAGCGCGCGGCCGCGTACGGGCGGGGCTGTCTGCGCGGGATGCTCTGCGCCTCGCCGTCGCCGGCGGCGGCCCGGCGCTACCGCGCAGCCGGCTTCACACTGCACCCCACGATGCGGCTGACGGGCCCGGTCGACCGTTCCGGACTCCAGGACCCGGGCGACATCCCCGTGCACCCCGGCAACGCCACCCACCGCCACCTGCTGGACTCGGTGGACCGGCGACTGCGCGGGGCGGCCCACGGCCCCGACCACGAGTTCATGCTGGCCCACTACGACGAGCTGCTGATCGCGGAC encodes:
- a CDS encoding cytochrome c oxidase subunit 4 gives rise to the protein MKEQGKIFIGFAVFILVMAIVYGLWTSHAGKPEPAGTTALFLAFGLCAFIGYYLAFTARRVDSGAGDNPEAEVADDAGELGFFAPHSWQPLSLGIGGALAFLGVIFGWWLLYWSIPIIAIGLYGWVFEFYRGEDQNQ
- the ctaD gene encoding cytochrome c oxidase subunit I, giving the protein MIKWMTTTDHKTIGTMYLGTSFAFFLIGGILALVMRAELARPGTQILSNEQFNQAFTMHGTIMLLMFATPLFAGFANWIMPLQIGAPDVAFPRLNMFAYWLYLFGSIIAVAGFLTPQGAADFGWFAYSPLSDAVRSPGVGADMWIMGLAFSGFGTILGSVNFITTIICMRAPGMTMFRMSIFVWNVLLTAVLVLLAFPVLAAALFALEADRKFGAHVFDPANGGALLWQHLFWFFGHPEVYIIALPFFGIVSEIIPVFSRKPMFGYSGLIAATIAIAGLSVTVWAHHMYVTGQVLLPFFSFMTFLIAVPTGVKFFNWVGTMWKGSLSFETPMLWTIGFLVTFLFGGLTGVLLASPPIDFHVSDSYFVVAHFHYVVFGTVVFAMFAGFHFWWPKMTGKMLDEQLGKITFWTLFIGFHATFLVQHWLGAEGMPRRYADYLASDGFTTLNTVSTIGSFLLGLSILPFLYNVWKTNKYGEKVEVDDPWGYGRSLEWATSCPPPRHNFLTLPRIRSESPAFDLHHPDIAALDYLEYHGEPAKHFAGVTPATYDTPQLGKGKKKEGDA
- a CDS encoding cytochrome c oxidase subunit II; translated protein: MSPNGSDRSPRRTMRRKLPQALALGLVIATATGCSANDLPRLGLPTPVTKEGPLVLHMWQGSWIAALAVGALMWGLILWSVIFHRRSRSKVEIPPQTRYNLPIEALYTAVPLVIVSVLFYFVARDEATLTQTSAKTQHTINVVGFQWSWAFNYENSEKPDPASTTAAYDVGTPGEPPTLYLPINESVKFVLTSRDVIHDFWPVNFLMKQDVVPGVVNAFEVTPTSFGTFKGKCAELCGVDHSRMLFNVKVVSHDAYEQHLKELRAKGQTGSVPSGITGIEGEK
- a CDS encoding cysteine desulfurase/sulfurtransferase TusA family protein, whose translation is MTYFDVASTAPLHPVARQALTAALDEGWADPARLYRSGRQARMLLDAARETVAEVLGARADEISFTGSGTQAVQLGILGALAGNRRTGRHLVHSAVEHSSVLHTAEQHAAAGGEVTEVGVDRQGLVSARDFAAAIRPDTALAVLQSANHEVGTVQPVTETAAAISGVPLLVDAAQSAGRLPVPPGWSLLAASAHKWGGPAGVGVLAVRKGVRYASPLPADERERGRVPGYVNVPAIVAAAASLRAVRAEAERENARLHALVERIRAQVPRLVPEVEVVGDPVNRLPHLVTFSCLYVDGEVLLTELDRAGFAVSSGSSCTSSTLTPSHVLAAMGVLTEGNVRVSLPYGVAEADVDRFLAVLPDIVAGVRAPLGLDLAVPAASGRQTLVIDALGKRCPLPVIELAKRIGEVPPGGTVAVLSDDEAARLDIPAWCEMREQEYLGEAPAADYGRDRGSAYLVRRTT
- a CDS encoding carbohydrate kinase family protein, producing MRIAVAGSIATDHLTTFPGRFADQLVAEQLHTVSLSFLVDTLDIRRGGVAPNIAFGMGVLGLRPVLVGAAGADFEEYRGWLERNNVDTDSVHISETRHTARFMCTTDQDHNQIASFYTGAMAEARNIELKPVHDRVGGLDLVLIGADDPQAMVRHTQECRTRGYAFAADPSQQLARLEGEDIREIVDGAAYLFTNEYEAALIESKTGWGAEEILGRVGTRVTTLGAKGVRIQRKGEPDITVGCPAEDRKADPTGVGDGFRAGFLAGISWDLGLERSAQLGCMLATLVIETVGTQEYELRHGHFLERFATAYGDEASAEVRSKLVR
- the erpA gene encoding iron-sulfur cluster insertion protein ErpA, which encodes MTVQDETTVESGLLLTDAAAAKVKGLLEQEGRDDLALRVAVQPGGCSGLRYQLFFDERSLDGDVVKDFNGVKVVTDRMSAPYLGGATVDFVDTIEKQGFTIDNPNATGSCACGDSFS
- a CDS encoding GNAT family N-acetyltransferase, whose protein sequence is MEGVIIRQLQDTEADAVAVHQIARAAFRHLAGTPAEAPDDITRTVHHRARTRHLVQTDPEGCWIAEQDGEPVGCALSMRREGVWILTLFTVLPSAQGKGVGRLLLERAAAYGRGCLRGMLCASPSPAAARRYRAAGFTLHPTMRLTGPVDRSGLQDPGDIPVHPGNATHRHLLDSVDRRLRGAAHGPDHEFMLAHYDELLIADTLAGSGYCYRDGGGVKLLAATSKRIATRLLREALARVPDGEDALVEFLTAEQEWAVDVGLEVGLSLDTRGYLALRGMRPPTPYIPSGGLL